AGATTGAAAGATATCAGGGACTATACTGCACTGCAGTTTTCTCTTTGTGGTCATCCTTTTGCACTTTATATTTCAGAGAAAAAAGACTGTGTTTTGGCATAGAATTGGATTGATAATGCTGGGTTTTTATTGGCTGCAACTTGTCATTCAAAAACCATAACCAAAGCTATAATGTTAAAAAAAGGGTCCAAAACATTTGATGCTATCATCTCTCTCATCTTTGGGGTTCTAGAAAGAGAGTTGTGTTTGCAGTAGTAGCAGTATGTTGTTGGTGGCAGAttgaaaaataaggaaaaaaatggtCCCACCGCCACCACCACCCCCACGCCCTCCCACTTATGGCGGAAAGTGACCATACACTTTGGAGGGTAAATGGAGATGAAAGACAGTATGAGGGGGATGCATCGATATCCTATGAGAAAACAACTCAACTCGGATTTAAATTTCAATCACGTCGTATTTATGATAATCGTGAAAGTAACGAATGGTATCGCGGTCAATTGAAAAATCGAAACCGTATCACTTAAAGTGACACCATGGACCAGAActtcattttaccaaaataaacacaGCTGCAGTTATTAAATACTAACAGGATATGCTAAACCCTGAAAGTCAAATTCAAATTGAAAATCATTTAAGCCATTCTTGATGGCAATGGCATTGACCACTGTTTTTAATTTTACCAGCTGGTAGAATTCAATATGTGGAAGGGAACTTAAATAACTTGAACGGCAAGTAGTTAAAGAGAAAGAGATAAAAATTCCACAGTGAATAAGAACGTGCGAAGCAGTATATTTCTAGTTTTCCAGTATTCCagataaaacaaaataaagggTTTTTTCCAGGGATGAGTTGAAGATAGGCATGCAGAGGTAGATTTTTTCAAACAAAACGGTTTTAGAGTTATAGTGGGTCAAGTTGATtgaatatgatattaatatatccaaagtttttaattttctttcatcATGCATAAAATCCAAACAATATAGCTTGTGGTTACAGGTAAGCTTTGCATTGTTAATTATTGGAcgtcttctttttttattattattttttatcaacaATATGTTAATTTAGGTGGATTAGAATAGTAAAATTACGGAAATGAAGATGTTACGGTAGGGAAGCGAAGAGGAAATAGGGGGGGGTTGGAAGGAAAGGAAAGGCGCAGGCTTTTTCGGCGGTGGGCAGTGACAGCCAAGAAGTTGTCCCTTTCCGTGAAATCCCACGTGGCAAACTGCCTCTGATTGGAGCCATATAGGTATAACCACGTGGCGTGAAAATGTCAGGAAATGCTCCCTCAGTGGAAAATAGCCGTTTGATTATGACCTATCATATCATTCCGTCTGTCCTTTGCAGGCAGCCGGTCCCACCCCCATTCTTAGGCAATTGGATAATCAATTCCATCCTCAGTTCAGCCCTCCCTCAAGACTGTAAtatataagagaaagaaaaaaaaaaaaagggggaaaaaccTCTGCTCAATGCTCCTGCAATCGCGATAACACCTAAAATGACAAACAAGACACTTCCGGTTCTATCCACATAtatacaaaatcacaaaatacatcaAGAATCCATACTAGTAGTCGTGTTATAAAAGTTTTATCTGATCAGTTGTTACAAATATATCCAGAAACTAAAAAAAAGGGTATAGtaaaaaattgaattgaagtgGCTGAAAAATAGGGAttcttttttaattgaaaaattaaaaatttattatctacTTGTATTTTCTCAAATTGAATTGCTGTCTGATTAATAAAAGACAtgcatttaattataaatttaattaatgtcCTTGACATTAGTGTATGAGAAAATGATAAATTATtgattttcttttactttaaaagATTACgtgcaaaagaagaaaagaaaaaaatatgggtGCCAAATTATTAAAGGTTTAACTATAAAATTCATCTTTCTCTCTGTAACATtcaataaaactataaaattccACTTCAAactatatacaaatcaaaatctTTTGATTAAAATACTTGAagtattaattttatttcattttattttaaaagtgtgCAATACCCATTAAAAACATCGTACATCCCACACTCTTATTGGATGGTATAGTATTTTAAGAGTAAAATGCGacgaattttaatattttagttattatttttgataaatagaaaaaaaactttATGTATCTAAttagaaaaagtgaaaaattttgagggtcatttttacatttaagtcaattataaaattataaggaattttttttatacaatacttacATTTATCGATAACATCAAATTATTAATAGTGGATTTAGATAAGCAGTGCGTTTACTTgcagttaatataaaaataatggtgGCGATAATATTAAATACTATAGCGATATTGTaacgtgagataaaaagtaaagTAAATGCATAACACTACACCCCGCCATCCATCTAAACCCACCCTAAATCAGAGAAAAATACACGCAATCAAATTTAGGTTCTATTGATTATTGTAATAACAACCAAACCAAGTCTATTTGcgtgaaaaaaaaaacagtattCTTCCTGTCTTAAAACCTTTAAGTTCTTAAGATTTATTTACAGAGCATAATGTAATTTGCAATAATATTACTCAATTAATAGACTCATTTGTAAGTATTCAAATAATTGTTTGGGTAATTATTTTGTATTccaagtaaaaattttaattttataggcAGGTTATTGatatttaaagataaattaaatgaaacattttaattttaataatcttaaatttttttattatatggaTTTTTGTTTGATCAACGAATTACATGatgtcaaattttaaaattaaattcacttttatttatgaTGATGTATCACCATctaatttattaacaaaattatacGCATCAAATTTAACCATAAGCAGGAGGGATCTAATTAAGAGACCCCAAAGAAGTAACGCCGTTGCTGCattaggaagaaaaaaaaaaggttggaattgaataaatgtgaagaGAAAATTCTAGTTTTGATGCCCTAAATAAAATGTGCGGATGGTATAGCTAAGGAGAGCTAGCTGTAGCAGTATTGTTGTAGAAGGATAAAAGGGTAGGTAATTTACAGAGGCAGAAAGGGCAGTGGTGTGAATGGAATCCAAAGGCATGCAGCGATGCTAAAGCTAAGGAATGTATGAATGGAAACATGTAGGGGGGATGGATGGATGGTGATGATGTGCTTGCTTACCTTAGCTTACCTGCTTAAATAATTATTTGGTTAGTTGAAAGCGATCTTTTTCATCTAAGGGCCGGCATGCCATGCAATTTCTACGCAACCTGAAAAACCCTCTTCCATGTCGGAATGCTAGTTGCATTGCTACTTGCTAGTGCCTAATACCATGCATCTTTATCCATTTCACACCAACACCCCTGCCCCTGCCCCTTTCCCCTCTCTCTCTCTGTATATATGTATactgttttatttttatcttagcTATAAATATTTCTGTCAGGTGTCACTTGCAGGTATCTCAATGGCCATGGTTAAACATTTCACATGTTTGTTTCTGTTCTGTATTTACTCTATATTTTCAACCCTCTCTGCTTAATTTCACCGTAATTATCTAACTTATTCACCCTATGTAATtaccccccccttttttttttgtatgttaAAATAACATTCTCAATTAACAGGTGAAATTGAGTTGGGCGGCCAAATTTAGTGATTTAGTTTTGTAAATTTCCCAACAATCATTAGCAACAGGGTTGGGTTCATTGCTTCCATTCTTAGGCCATAATGATGAGGTAAGCAGCGCTTGACTTTACAATGACTTtattttcttcataaatttttaattcaaaccacaaccgtctatatatatattaatattatatataaatttctcgttttttttttcagaattgcGTATGGAAGCAGCTGATTTGTGCAATATTATTACTTACCATGATTGACAGCAGTAATAATATCTCTTCTCTAGGCTTTATTTTCACTGTTTTTGGTGCCTGAAAAAGCTCTGATAAAAGCAGCAGAAAACCATACCTCTGCCTCTGTTACCTCCAATCGGAGTAAGAATTAAAAGAGTTACagtaaaaaaaagaagagggTCAAGTGAAAATGGCAGCAAACAGTTTTAGAACGATATATATAAATGATGAAGACGATGGCATGGGACAGATTCAAATCATGTGGAACAATTTGTTTGATGAAACAGAAGTGGCTCAAACATGTGTTTCAACTTGCCGTAGAAAGGGTTCACAAAAGGTCCAAGTTCTCTGTTTCAAAAACAGATGAGACTCAAATCATCATGTACaacaattttgttttttaaaacagAAATATTGGAACCCTGTTTTTTTCTTcccttcatatatatataaaggaaagTTACAACAGTAATGGAGATTCTTCTGTCAGTCTCTTGTGTTTAGGGTGTTGCTGACGTTGCTCATATAGCCTGGTCCCATCGTACTTGCAGACAAAGATACCACACAATAGCCCATCTATCTTTTCCTTTGCCCTAAATTTCACTTTGCAACAAATTACAAACTAAATACTAAAACCCTTTTCATGACAATAATTCACTCTGGTTAATGAGATTACAAACCAAACATCAAACCAATTATTTGAAGGAAACAATAATTCCAGACAAATTTTCATCATTAGATTTTCAAAGTGTAGTTAGTTTTATTACTCTTTATTAAACTATTGGAGATTTTCTcttaagttattaaattatttaaatatttttattttagtcattgaattattaaattttttaaaatatttggctAGTAAACTTTAAAATACGATTTTATGATTAATATCGTGAATCTTTACTCATTATTGAGTAGAAAAAATAACTTATATCTAATCCGATTTAGCGGTCAgtataaaagatagaaaaaaatatttgaatttgaatttataaattcttaaaattgattttataaaaaaataataataataaaagagatgGGGAATGGAAAATTTTTATTGGTACAACAAAAAATgtcatataataattttaatagtaagtgatttaaataaaattttaaaataatttaataattaatttataattttttaaaattaagttattaaaatgtaaatttattaaaaaaattaataaatttaattgcaGATTATATTTGATTTCATCAAAATCAAATAGAAAGAGACCTTATTTAGTTATTCTCCATTTACCACTTAACCTCATTTTCACCGTCCAAAATCCCCAACCTAGGAGTCAGAAGCCGTCCCCTTCGACATAATGAGGACCAACAACCAAAACCTCCATTGtttgtatatataatttatttttcattttaataataatgcAGGGTAACACAGGCATaagaaaaacaaatatattgTTCATAgtgagttttatatttttatcatgcAAGCATGAAAATATTTGCAAATATTGCTTTAATGATTGAGCTAACTTGTCTCCTATATTTGTCTCAATTCAAGCCACACAATTTTATTAGggataaattcaataatttgagTTACTGTTCAACTATTAATTTAaagtttgtttttaaaaaatataatgataattttagtCTTCAATATTTACATCTTTTACCGATTTACCTATTATTCTTTTCTTAAGTAAATTTGGCCttcaaactattttaaaataataaattggactattaaattttcagaaaaagttgaattattgcttattaaacataaatattgaataaaatgttaactttttaaatatGGTAACTTGCATGGTAATTCACGTgtaatttatgatatttttttgaattgttacaaacttttttatgtttttagaattgttataaattttaaattattcgaTCTGATATATAAGATAAATGATGTCATGTTAACACGAAGTATCTTCAACATTTTTGTTgaaaaactatttaattttttttaaaaaattaataattaaatttaactcaaaaaagaaaaataaagaccaatttaataaaaaataaaaattaataactaaatctatctgtcaattttttattttaaaagctcatgatttaaattattttattttaatatattatataaaaattaaaaaaataaaactatactAAAAATATTTCTTAATTGAATTAGTGCTCCAGCGCACAAgattaatagtaaaaaataaaaattctagaaCTTTTTTAATTACCCTGAGTCAGCTACCCTCAGTCAGTATCGAAGTTACAATGTCCAAATGGCAAAGGGAAGACAAGCTTGTTGTAAATGTAGTTGAAAActgagggcattttagtaaaggAGGAATCTGAAATCTTAACTGCCCATTTAAAGCATGTAATAAAATGGTAACAAATGTTGATTACCAAAACCAGGAAAAATCCAAAACAATTGAAAAGCCCTAGGCTAGGTGGAGACTTTAGTCCCCACTGCCCCCAAAACCAACCCATGGCTTTTACTAGTATTTATATTACCCCTCGCCTCCGCCCTTAACCATTATCACCCTCTGCAGcctgtacttttttttttttccctcgAAGAATATTTGAGAGAAAatcaatgattttttttctctacCAAGCTctaaattgaaaaaacaaaaaaagtgagATATGAAGGGTCGATCTTCCAAGCATGAAACAAAAGATGGAATggaaattgatcaaattagtaAACTCAAAGAAGAGCCTCATATGTCCGGTGCTTATATCCGTAGTCTTGTTAAACAACTCACCTCTACTAGAACCAAAACCCACCCATGAACCTTCCCAAAGAATCTGACGACGGTTCAATGGCCAGAACTCGGCGAAATTCAGTGATGGTTTTAGTGAAACACCGCCACAAACGACCCACCACAACCCCAACCTCCTCAACAGCATAAGAAGCAATGAGAGGAGACTCACACAGCAGGCCTTACCAAGAAAGTTGCTAACATGGCTGAGCTAGGAAGAAATTGTCACTGCACTCAAGTTCATAGAGCTCCATGAAACATGCAAAGAACAACAacagcatcaacaacaacaacaaaccaACAACAAGAACAGCAATTATCACATGCCTCATCTTCATCACCACCTTTGAACAAAACAAAGACAAATCTAGGAAAATCCTAGAATACCCAGCAAGCACAAACAACTTGTCTCCTTATAATCTAGACAGTTTTCATGTTCATCTTTCCACAACATACCTCCTCCTCCTTCTACTACAATCCATATCATGGCTCTTCTTCAATCTCTCTTCATTCCCAGATCTATCAACTTCACTCTGCCAAACCAACCATTAGGCCTAAACCTCAACTTTCATGATTTCAACACCATAGACACCAACCTTTACTATAACACCAACAACCCATCAATTTATTCATCATCATCTCCACCATCTTCATCTTCTCCAACTCTATCTGTTGTAACCGAAGAAGTTCCTTCAGTTGCACTATCGCATGAAGTGGGGCGGGCCGCCGATCTAACTGAGGCCTACGGTGGGGGAGGAGGCCTGCATCATGCTATGGACGATGAGGAGATGGCG
The sequence above is drawn from the Gossypium hirsutum isolate 1008001.06 chromosome A05, Gossypium_hirsutum_v2.1, whole genome shotgun sequence genome and encodes:
- the LOC107958807 gene encoding uncharacterized protein, with the protein product MALLQSLFIPRSINFTLPNQPLGLNLNFHDFNTIDTNLYYNTNNPSIYSSSSPPSSSSPTLSVVTEEVPSVALSHEVGRAADLTEAYGGGGGLHHAMDDEEMAEIRSLGEQHEMEWNDTMNLVTSAWWFKFLKTMDLGAPELKTEDDGGYQPFDQVMEFPAWLNANDTCLQHHSLIFVLMTTSRSCLTLVRVQIFFIQN